One stretch of Pelmatolapia mariae isolate MD_Pm_ZW linkage group LG3_W, Pm_UMD_F_2, whole genome shotgun sequence DNA includes these proteins:
- the LOC134624777 gene encoding zinc finger protein 492-like isoform X1, which translates to MTSTQKDQHGARSQRSQEADKPHRRKGEKTYSCDECGKDFTQAGHLKTHQLIHSGIKPYSCDLCGKSFNRAESLKTHKVTHSGVKAYSCELCGKSFTLAHNLRTHQRIHGGFKPYSCDLCGNSFTLAGDLKKHQRIHSGVKEYRCDLCGKSFTLAGNLKTHQLIHSGVKEYTCDLCGKSFTLAGDLKRHQVIHSGVKEYTCDLCGKSFNLAQNLKSHQRIHSGVKPYTCDLCGKSFTLAGDFKRHQVIHSGVKDYTCDLCGKSFALAQSLKTHQRIHSGVKPYSCGLCGKSFTRTGSLKTHQLIHSGAKDYTCDLCGKSFALAQSLKTHQLIHSGVKPYSCDLCGKSFKYQPQLKKHKQIHT; encoded by the exons atgacttcaacacagaag gaccaacatggagcgagaagtcagcgctctcaggaggccgacaaacctcacagaagaaagggagagaaaacctacagctgtgatgagtgtgggaaggattttacccaggctggacacttaaaaacacaccaactcatccacagtggaattaaaccttacagctgtgacttgtgtggaaagtcttttaaccGGGctgaaagcttaaaaacacacaaagtcacccacagtggagttaaagcttacagctgtgagttgtgtggaaagtcttttaccctggctCATAACCTAAGAACACACCAACGCATCCACGGTGGATTTAAACCTTATAGTTGTGATTTGTGTGGAAATTCTTTTACCCTggctggagacttaaaaaaacaccaacgtatccacagtggagttaaagagTACAgatgtgacttgtgtggaaagtcttttaccctggctggaaacctaaaaacacaccaactcatccacagtggagttaaagaaTACACCTGTGACCTGTGTGGAAAGTCGTTTACCCTGGCTGgagacttaaaaagacaccaagtcatccacagtggagttaaagaaTACACCTGTGacctgtgtggaaagtcttttaaccTGGCTCAAAACCTAAAATCACACCAAcgcatccacagtggagttaaaccttacaccTGTGACCTGTGTGGAAAGTCGTTTACCCTGGCTGGAGACTTTAAAAGACAccaagtcatccacagtggagttaaagatTACACCTGTGacctgtgtggaaagtcttttgccCTGGCTCAAAGCCTAAAAACTCACCAACgaatccacagtggagttaaaccttacagctgtgggttgtgtggaaagtcttttacccggactggaagcttaaaaactcaccaactcatccacagtggagctAAAGACTACACCTGTGacctgtgtggaaagtcttttgccCTGGCTCAAAGCCTAAAAactcaccaactcatccacagtggagttaaaccttacagctgtgacttgtgtggaaagtcttttaaatATCAACCTcagctgaaaaaacacaaacagatccACACCTGA